Proteins from a single region of Papaver somniferum cultivar HN1 unplaced genomic scaffold, ASM357369v1 unplaced-scaffold_79, whole genome shotgun sequence:
- the LOC113344717 gene encoding fructose-1,6-bisphosphatase, chloroplastic-like, protein MMIMSTAGATPIAFSSSLLLQQPQAGFFTSSGITKSCHYVNNRTSRHQCGCIAVSVNEQGSETRRANNKQQEKGTTSNAFEIETLTTWLLNQERQGNIDSELAIVLSSISLACKQITSLLQRATLSNLTGSQGFINIQGEDQRKLDFIANQVFCNCLRSTGRTGIIASEEEDVPIAIEETYSGNYTVVFDPIDGSSNIDTGLTTGSIFGIYSPDDQEPCLVDYDDEDDDEEDHSDQKLGKKEQKCVVSACQPGSNLLAAGYCMYSTMVVFTLSIGNGVFAFTLDPMYGEFVLTHKNIQMPKSGKIYSFNEANYELWDDKLKKYIDDIKDTKKKQYAGRYIGCLVGEVHRMLLCGGIYGNPSNTKRKQGNLRLLYECAPMSYLVEQAGGKASDGRCRILDIKPDEIHQRAPLFIGSPEEMDKLEKYLS, encoded by the exons ATGATGATAATGAGTACTGCTGGAGCAACTCCAATAGCATTTTCATCATCACTGCTGCTTCAGCAGCCGCAGGCCGGTTTCTTTACTAGCAGCGGCATTACTAAGTCTTGCCATTACGTCAACAATAGGACTAGCAGACACCAATGTGGTTGTATAGCAGTTTCGGTGAATGAGCAGGGATCGGAGACTAGGCGTGCCAATAACAAGCAGCAGGAAAAGGGAACTACTAGTAATGCATTCGAAATTGAAACCCTGACTACCTGGTTATTGAATCAAGAACGACAAGGAAACATCGATTCCGAGCTTGCGATTGTCCTCTCCAGCATTTCCCTTGCTTGCAAACAAATCACTTCCCTGCTTCAGAGAGCTACACTCTCCAACCTCACTGGTTCTCAGGGATTCATCAACATCCAAGGTGAAGACCAGAGAAAGCTTGATTTCATTGCCAACCAGGTGTTCTGTAACTGCTTGAGATCCACTGGACGTACTGGCATTATAGCCTCCGAGGAAGAAGATGTCCCGATTGCGATCGAAGAAACTTATTCTGGTAACTATACCGTTGTGTTTGACCCTATCGATGGTTCCTCCAACATCGACACCGGTTTAACTACTGGTTCCATATTCGGAATTTACAGTCCTGACGATCAAGAGCCGTGCCTTGTTGATTATGACGAcgaggatgatgatgaagaagatcacTCTGATCAGAAGCTTGGGAAAAAGGAGCAGAAATGTGTGGTGAGTGCGTGTCAACCTGGCAGCAATCTGTTGGCAGCCGGTTACTGCATGTATTCAACCATGGTGGTCTTTACACTCTCAATCGGGAATGGAGTTTTCGCGTTCACATTGGACCCGATGTACGGCGAGTTTGTACTGACACACAAGAACATTCAGATGCCAAAGTCGGGGAAAATATACTCATTCAACGAAGCTAATTACGAGCTGTGGGATGATAAACTGAAGAAATATATTGATGATATCAAGGACAcaaagaagaaacaatatgctgGCAGGTATATTGGGTGTCTTGTTGGTGAAGTTCATCGGATGCTGCTGTGCGGTGGGATATATGGTAACCCAAGCAACACAAAAAGGAAACAAGGGAATCTGAGGCTCTTGTATGAGTGCGCACCCATGAGCTACTTGGTTGAACAAGCCGGAGGCAAGGCGTCTGATGGTCGTTGCAGAATACTTGATATCAAACCGGATGAG ATTCATCAACGGGCACCTCTTTTCATCGGAAGTCCAGAAGAAATGGACAAGTTGGAGAAGTACTTGAGTTAA
- the LOC113344678 gene encoding fructose-1,6-bisphosphatase 1, chloroplastic-like, with translation MVGSVAATASHQLLFSSTTTSAHRSSSSYASSSARVLFDVSKQSTTPISSTRKLSLSNEVRCAAVGTTISETATVTPKRSKYDIVTLTSWLLDQEKSGNIDAELTVVLSSISMACKQIASLVQRASISNLTGGQGAVNIQGEDQKKLDVISNEVFSSCLRSSGRTGIIASEEEDVPVAVEESYSGNYIVVFDPLDGSSNIDAAVSTGSIFGIYHPNDECLADFGDDVSSLDQEKQKCIVSVCQPGTNLLAAGYCMYSSSVIFVLSVGKGVYSFTLDPMYGEFVLTQEKVQIPKSRKIYSFNEGNYQMWDDKLKKYIDDLKIPDPKPYSARYIGSLVGDFHRTLLYGGIYGYPRDSMSKNGKLRLLYECAPMSYLAEQAGGKGSDGHQRVLDIQPTEIHQRVPLYIGSVDEVDKLEKYLAAE, from the exons ATGGTTGGATCAGTTGCAGCAACAGCTTCTCATCAGCTTCTATTCTCTAGCACTACTACCTCTGCTCACCGTTCCTCATCGTCATATGCATCTTCCTCTGCTCGAGTACTCTTTGACGTCTCTAAGCAGTCGACAACCCCAATCAGCAGCACCAGGAAATTATCACTCAGTAATGAAGTCAGGTGTGCCGCAGTTGGGACAACAATATCTGAGACTGCAACGGTAACCCCGAAAAGGAGCAAGTATGACATAGTGACTTTAACAAGTTGGTTATTGGACCAAGAGAAATCTGGGAATATCGACGCGGAGCTTACTGTTGTGCTGTCTAGTATTTCCATGGCTTGTAAACAGATTGCTTCTTTGGTACAGAGAGCCAGCATTTCTAACCTCACTGGAGGTCAAGGTGCCGTTAACATTCAAGGCGAAGACCAGAAGAAGCTCGATGTTATCTCCAATGAG GTGTTCTCAAGCTGTTTGAGATCAAGTGGAAGAACAGGGATTATAGCTTCAGAGGAAGAGGATGTACCTGTTGCAGTGGAAGAGAGTTACTCAGGGAACTACATTGTTGTATTTGATCCCCTTGACGGCTCATCCAATATCGACGCTGCTGTATCAACTGGATCCATCTTTGGGATATACCATCCCAACGACGAATGTCTTGCTGATTTCGGGGATGATGTATCCTCT CTGGACCAAGAGAAACAGAAGTGCATAGTGAGCGTATGCCAACCAGGGACCAACCTGTTGGCCGCAGGATACTGCATGTACTCGAGCTCTGTGATTTTTGTGTTGTCCGTCGGGAAAGGTGTCTACTCCTTCACGTTGGATCCCATGTACGGTGAGTTTGTGCTGACTCAAGAGAAAGTGCAGATCCCCAAATCCAGGAAAATCTACTCTTTCAACGAAGGCAACTACCAAATGTGGGACGACAAGCTAAAGAAGTACATTGATGACCTCAAAATCCCAGATCCAAAGCCGTATTCAGCTCGTTACATTGGTAGTCTTGTAGGTGATTTCCATAGGACATTGCTTTATGGAGGGATATACGGTTACCCAAGAGACAGTATGAGCAAGAATGGGAAGCTCAGGCTCTTGTACGAGTGTGCACCTATGAGCTACTTGGCTGAACAAGCTGGTGGTAAAGGTTCTGACGGACACCAGAGAGTTCTGGATATCCAACCAACAGAG ATTCATCAGCGTGTTCCATTGTACATTGGAAGCGTGGACGAGGTGGATAAATTGGAGAAGTACTTGGCTGCTGAATGA